TAAACCAAGGTTGCCTTCTTCAATTAAGTCTAAAAGCGCTAATCCGCGATTATTATAGCGGCGAGCAATTTTAACAACTAAACGTAGGTTACTTTCTATCATCCGTTTACGTGATGCTTCACAGCCACGTAACGATTTGCGGGCAAAAAATACTTCTTCTTCTGCGCTAAGTAGGGGAGAAAAACCAATTTCTCCTAAATAAAGTTGGGTAGCATCGAGATTTTTAGTGACTTCCTCTTTTGCAAAAATCTCTTCTTCGTTATCTACCTCTTCAAGTAGTGCTGCATTTTCTTCTACTGCGGTGTCATCAAATTTTTCGTCGGTGGTGTTTTTGTCAAGTTTTGCTGCGCTAGCCATAAGCCTTCTCCCGAGCAATTATCAATACCTAGAAATTAGGGAAGGTATTTAGCAGGGTTGACAGCTTGCCCACGGTAGCGAATTTCAAAACGAAGCGCAGTGACCGAAGATTCCGACTTACCAATTTCTGCTATTTTTTGTCCTGCCTTAACTTTCTGCTTTTCTTTAACAAGTAATTTCGAATTATGTGCATAAGCACTTAGGTAATCATCATTATGTTTCAATATGATTAAATTACCGTATCCTCGAAGCGCATTACCCGCATACACCACCGTTCCTTGTGCTGCGGCTAAAACTGAAGCCCCTGTCCGATTAGTAATCTGTAAACCTTTATACCCGTTTTCCTTATTAGAAAAGCGTTTGGTTACCTTGCCCTTTGCAGGCCAAGACCAAATAACCTTGCCATTCGGTACAGGTTTAGCATTACTAACTAAATCATTGGCTTGTTTTTGAACATACTCTCGTTGTTTCGGCTGATCAAGATCTTTCTTTAATTTTTTGTTAGTTTTTTGTGGGTTTTTATTCGAGTTACTAGATTGATTAGCTGCAGCTTTGGCCTGCCATACTTTTTGGGGAGATTTTTTTAAAGATATAGTTTGCCCAGGAAATATTACATAAGGTGCTGAAATTGAATTATTTTTTGCAAGTCTTCTAAAATCCTGCCCTGCACTAAACGCAATGGAATAAAGCGTATCCCCTTTTTGGACCTTATAACGCCCCCCGTTAATGTTAACACCACGTTGAAATTCATTAACATTACTATTTAAGCTGCTCACAGGCGCAGGAACATGGCGAGATGAACAACCTTGAAGTAAATATACAATAAATACAATTACATAAAATATAAATTGTTTATTCAACGAGTTTTACTCCAAAGTTCTTAAAGTGCTGTTTTTAGCAATTAGCGTAGTAAAAAGTACGCTATTACTATTAATGCAACTAATCCCCAGCCAAGTACTTCAACATACTGACGTAATTTTTGTTCCATTTTAACTCCGCCCCACTTCATTAAAGCAGAGACTAAAAAGAAACGCGCGCCACGACCAATCGCCGATGCAATTAAAAATGGTAAAAACGCCATCTGTAAAACGCCTGCACCTATGGTAAATACTTTATAAGGAATTGGCGAAAAACCCGCTAAAAAAACGACCCACACACCGTATTCTTTAAACCATGTTAAAGCTGTTTCAAACTTTTCTTGCCAATGCATTTGCTCTATTAACGGTTGAACAACGGGTTCAAATAACCAGTAACCTAAAAAATAACCGACGATCCCCCCAAGCACTGAGGCAACGGTAGCAAAGCTTGCAAAGCGCCATGCTTTACTTGGTTGAGCAAGCGACATAGGCGCAAGCATTACATCTGGTGGCACCGGGAAAAAAACAGATTCAGCAAAGCTCATAGCTGCAAGGTAGCGCTCAGCAAAGCGGTGTTTTGCCCACACTAGGGCCATATCGTATAACTTAGTAAACAATTTCAACGTGAATTCCTATTCAATATCACCAGGTATAAGGGGTACAAACCGTACTGGTGCAATAACATGCTCTGTAAAGCTATCGCCTTTGCGAATAACCATTGTTAGTTTTTGATTTTGCTCGCCAATAGGGGCTAGTAGCACGCCGCCATCAGCTAATTGTGCAAGTAAATCTTGCGGTACTTTAGAAGCCGCAGCCGTGACAATAATACCATCAAACGGGGCTTGCGAGTGCCACCCTCGCCAACCATCACCATGCTTCATAGCAACGTTGTATAAATCAAGTTGATGCAAACGTCGCTTGGCCTGCCATTGCAATGCTTTAATTCGTTCAACCGAAAATACCTTGGTAAAGCACTTTGCTAATATCGCGGTTTGATACCCAGAGCCCGTGCCAATCTCAAGTACCTTGTCGCGCACACCTGCTAAATGCAGCAGCTCAGTCATTCTAGCCACAATATAAGGCTGTGAAATTGTTTGCCCTTGCCCAATGGGCAAAGCGGTATTTTCGTAGGCTTTGTGCTTTAGCACATCATCAATAAATGCATGGCGTGGTGTTTCGGCAATAGCTTTTAGTACTTGCTTGTCTTCTACGCCTTCTTGCGCTAATAAACTAGAAAGCGC
The sequence above is drawn from the Pseudoalteromonas espejiana DSM 9414 genome and encodes:
- a CDS encoding YqaA family protein; amino-acid sequence: MKLFTKLYDMALVWAKHRFAERYLAAMSFAESVFFPVPPDVMLAPMSLAQPSKAWRFASFATVASVLGGIVGYFLGYWLFEPVVQPLIEQMHWQEKFETALTWFKEYGVWVVFLAGFSPIPYKVFTIGAGVLQMAFLPFLIASAIGRGARFFLVSALMKWGGVKMEQKLRQYVEVLGWGLVALIVIAYFLLR
- a CDS encoding protein-L-isoaspartate(D-aspartate) O-methyltransferase; amino-acid sequence: MLANYSRSANALSSLLAQEGVEDKQVLKAIAETPRHAFIDDVLKHKAYENTALPIGQGQTISQPYIVARMTELLHLAGVRDKVLEIGTGSGYQTAILAKCFTKVFSVERIKALQWQAKRRLHQLDLYNVAMKHGDGWRGWHSQAPFDGIIVTAAASKVPQDLLAQLADGGVLLAPIGEQNQKLTMVIRKGDSFTEHVIAPVRFVPLIPGDIE
- a CDS encoding peptidoglycan DD-metalloendopeptidase family protein, with the protein product MNKQFIFYVIVFIVYLLQGCSSRHVPAPVSSLNSNVNEFQRGVNINGGRYKVQKGDTLYSIAFSAGQDFRRLAKNNSISAPYVIFPGQTISLKKSPQKVWQAKAAANQSSNSNKNPQKTNKKLKKDLDQPKQREYVQKQANDLVSNAKPVPNGKVIWSWPAKGKVTKRFSNKENGYKGLQITNRTGASVLAAAQGTVVYAGNALRGYGNLIILKHNDDYLSAYAHNSKLLVKEKQKVKAGQKIAEIGKSESSVTALRFEIRYRGQAVNPAKYLP